One segment of Anatilimnocola aggregata DNA contains the following:
- a CDS encoding DNA alkylation repair protein, which yields MAKKVTPKTATKPKVAKAKAAPASPKGKTFTLEETLSQLKSLGNASVRAQNAKGGAWGAGAGDNQFGVKRGDIRKLADKIKTNHELALSLWKTGNVDAQQLATLLIDVKLLSSAELEQMVKSISFTWVADWLHSYVVKEHADKETLRKKWLTSKDRWTARSGWQLTAGRVAKSPDGLDLEALLGRIEQEMATAMPEVQWTMNACLAEIGIHFPKLRKRAIAIGDELGLYRDYPCSKGCTSPFAPIWINEMVKRQG from the coding sequence ATGGCAAAGAAAGTGACGCCCAAGACGGCGACGAAACCCAAAGTAGCGAAGGCCAAAGCGGCACCCGCGTCGCCGAAGGGCAAGACCTTCACTCTGGAAGAAACGCTCAGCCAGCTGAAGTCGTTGGGCAATGCAAGTGTGCGGGCGCAAAACGCTAAGGGCGGGGCTTGGGGCGCCGGCGCTGGTGACAATCAGTTCGGGGTGAAACGCGGCGACATTCGTAAGCTTGCGGACAAGATCAAGACCAATCACGAGTTGGCCTTGTCGTTGTGGAAAACCGGCAACGTGGACGCCCAGCAACTGGCGACGCTCCTGATCGATGTCAAACTCCTATCGTCCGCTGAGTTGGAGCAAATGGTGAAGTCGATCTCCTTTACATGGGTGGCCGATTGGCTCCATTCCTATGTCGTGAAGGAGCATGCCGACAAAGAAACGCTGCGCAAAAAATGGCTAACTTCGAAAGACCGCTGGACGGCCCGTTCTGGCTGGCAACTGACAGCTGGCCGCGTTGCAAAGAGCCCCGACGGGCTCGACCTGGAAGCGCTGCTCGGTCGCATCGAGCAGGAGATGGCCACCGCCATGCCCGAAGTGCAATGGACAATGAATGCTTGTCTCGCCGAAATCGGCATCCACTTCCCCAAGCTACGCAAGCGCGCCATCGCGATCGGTGATGAGTTGGGGCTCTATCGCGATTATCCTTGTTCCAAAGGCTGCACCTCACCCTTCGCCCCGATCTGGATTAACGAAATGGTGAAGCGGCAAGGGTGA
- a CDS encoding protein kinase domain-containing protein: MAVGADQFAKSVIVAGLSSADEIKGLWNELPAGQRPKDGAALAKLLVEREKLTKFQAEELLAGSQTPLVLGDYVLLARIGAGGMGQVFKAQHRRMKRLVAIKLLPTSLTKDDAAIKRFEREVEAAAKLVHPNIVVAYDAGHAKGQHFLVMEHVAGRDLSHIVASSGALPVAQAVDYIRQTAKGLAFAHSKGVVHRDIKPANLLLDQEGVVKILDMGLARFDDGAVQDGLTKSGDVMGTVDYMAPEQAFDTRHADGRADIYSLGCTLYRLLTAQNMYEGESLVQKLMAHQQKPIPPLATQRPDAPKELVAIFERMVAKKPEARYQTMAEVEGALIALAAKASGPVAKPAAESKLGSFFQSFSGNKATTSGAALAEQPRTTANSAADVSPTIALNNSQATTDPISQRSIQVASDRSLKRPRGPWWRQPLALVAGGLGGLLLIALGVWVIIKDKDGNEVAKVKVPDGGTAIVKADETSGRPTASRNAVSSPNFALQFDVDSVVTCPVEVDLSGPLTLEAWLHPDAVQQVVPDKVPSSVFFYDLLNLGGENGQWHFRVWKQGEIVHSAPTDRPTHLAGVYEKKQIRLYVNGALVGTKNLDLDEDFLKQRHDLRLGWVHTGLIDEVRVSNVARYQGNFAPPARGDRFSKDSSTLVLYHCDEGTGDVLIDSSGNNHHGKIVGAKWVNNDADPAASGSIGALSFTGSSWAELPIEYDGKRPFTVEGYVIAQLPDDLENAGLVHFSGRKWSGLVIRGKMWEAQLSQTANGYNLTRRKDVEPGKAVHFAWVWDGSKIALFVDGLRFPEFPQNYGPGELKAANIGPILLGRLPDEKNPMFFTGQAYEIRVSNKARYTENFVPYKRFEPDADTVALYHCDDGKGDVLNDSSGNNHHGKIVGAKWVNVRGARRSSMPSPAEVLTSPDYVWTEPENLGPLINGASAEVSPTLSGDGLTLVYFSYSNSRSKMVMATRTSVDAPFSAPQPLGTDPVFAEHGSTSPTLSTDGLSIVFRRFAKGTTDLQFTDLWEARRRSIHVPFDAPKPLAELNSTAMDCEPNLSADGLTLLFRSERAGFLRDRYWLSQRPKINAPFGTPAPFLLPRHPAMTEISNTMNSVLSSDGRALIFAVTTKEDSQLWVSTRANTDQPFETVTPLNLPRGRADIRDGCPALSADDTTLVFMSDRPGGQGSTDLWQTRRVPKSGTAPNATAPARPSATSPSSAGSRWKIVATEARNGPGSLPKVSAPFIGHDGMTLVGSTPGKDRDVVLTTRERVGDPWPTPVNLGPIVNGKVANESEDNYATISQDRKTLVFFSKRSAGEALWSTARADAAQPFSAPVRLGTEINEPGRSWYPGLSADGRWLTFTRTTSSQQSVGRVARRTGPDQEFASVQPIGQAIDGLGNLRSTSITNDGLTLVAVVAEDRTPEAPKAIWMATRPTIDAPFENPIELGPEFRAANLAVSISGDGRTLWVIRDDDLLKAVAVPSPTTSQAPPPAVFPFDTAAALKHQESWARYLGKPVEFTNGLGMKFRLVPPGEFQMGLGPEYTDEELMRLTGVKEDRLNRQLVHARPAHPVRITRPFYMEVEEVTSGRYRDVVGQLRPEMEQDPNKPLSSYVAWPDAIAFCNKLSEREGKRPAYRIEGAQITPIDDADGYRLPTEAQWEYACRAGTNTLWYFGNDSVNDVEFKRQCAAPNPFGLVGLYAGSSETCWDCTARGGGPYSAGLLSRRDDPREDVGAFRIKRGGSGKDGGGVDRRTVNSFARADFWADETEVEKTNYSGFGRVVLPIALPAPGAAATEVDLLPFVDLSQDVLRGEWTRQGAELHTAATAGVNYLLRLPVDPGEEYSLRLAFSADRGYPKVTLPFESKGLVVAFSAGRVILQLGGPKADASTNPSSEVRSHFGENKRRDVQIEVTRPTANEVRIVVVDTGKPVFEWTGTRAQLQAAVGPDLPEPTLFFESYLTKTASTKLIEAKLTTTRGVMKPLRSGTPAAAALRWPLAPSKPEDIVWLQGLRATLTLRSGPYTETTLKPTATPPTSPATIVGVALDYNNGAAVTDEVLKRLATLADLESLKGVFDVSSSPVTKDGLPQLATLVNLRQLSLGRIGPKDTDPAFLAAFNQLESLGLQYVAYPDWERQVARLTSLQDLRLYNINHAKLEEFGPLPRLTRLNFSGYQDGHAARLPAAQRFAKLVPWCRITLVGMDGDQGKQMVLEPTAAPPTEIRPWQSPAFQQWVAETQQLPANEQIAAVSKKLVALNPGFDGIIRGNQGEAEPVLNGGAVFGIRLRLDNLRDVSPVRAFAKLYVLDLVASDNQRKPFSDLSPLRGMPISFLNVCHSNVTDLSPLIGMPLTSLNIGDTPTADLTPLSNSPLSRLFCGYTKIVDLRPLLTCKNLTLIEGEKNNLDPAGVAAVKQAFPQCIINCDEAAPATPPK; the protein is encoded by the coding sequence GTGGCTGTCGGTGCCGATCAATTTGCAAAGTCCGTCATCGTCGCGGGGCTTTCGTCGGCTGACGAAATCAAAGGGCTGTGGAACGAACTCCCAGCCGGCCAGCGGCCAAAAGATGGCGCAGCCCTCGCCAAGCTGCTCGTCGAGCGCGAGAAGCTCACCAAGTTTCAGGCTGAGGAGTTGCTGGCCGGCAGTCAGACTCCACTGGTGCTGGGCGACTACGTGTTGCTCGCCCGGATCGGCGCTGGCGGCATGGGGCAAGTCTTCAAGGCCCAGCATCGCCGCATGAAACGCCTGGTGGCGATCAAGCTGCTGCCGACTTCCCTCACCAAAGACGATGCGGCCATCAAGCGGTTCGAGCGCGAAGTTGAAGCAGCCGCCAAGTTGGTCCATCCCAACATTGTCGTGGCCTACGATGCAGGGCACGCCAAGGGACAGCATTTTCTGGTGATGGAACACGTCGCGGGACGCGACCTGTCACACATCGTCGCTTCGTCCGGCGCGCTGCCGGTCGCGCAAGCCGTTGATTACATTCGCCAGACGGCGAAGGGGCTCGCCTTTGCCCACAGCAAGGGAGTCGTTCATCGCGATATCAAGCCGGCCAACCTGCTGCTGGATCAAGAGGGCGTCGTCAAGATTCTCGATATGGGTCTCGCTCGTTTCGATGATGGTGCCGTTCAGGACGGGCTTACCAAATCGGGCGACGTAATGGGGACTGTCGACTACATGGCACCGGAGCAGGCCTTCGATACTCGCCATGCCGACGGCCGGGCCGATATTTACTCGCTGGGCTGCACGCTCTATCGATTACTCACCGCGCAGAACATGTACGAGGGTGAATCACTCGTGCAAAAGCTGATGGCGCACCAGCAGAAGCCAATTCCGCCCCTCGCCACGCAGCGGCCCGATGCGCCCAAAGAGTTGGTGGCAATCTTCGAGCGAATGGTGGCCAAGAAACCGGAAGCCCGCTATCAAACAATGGCCGAGGTCGAAGGGGCTCTCATCGCCCTCGCTGCCAAGGCGTCCGGTCCTGTCGCCAAGCCTGCAGCGGAGAGCAAGCTCGGCTCCTTCTTTCAATCGTTCTCGGGCAACAAGGCAACGACCAGCGGAGCGGCCCTTGCCGAACAGCCACGCACGACTGCCAACTCAGCGGCCGACGTTTCCCCAACAATCGCGCTCAACAACTCGCAAGCCACGACGGATCCTATCTCACAACGATCGATCCAGGTCGCCAGCGATCGCTCACTCAAGAGGCCCCGCGGTCCTTGGTGGCGACAACCGCTCGCGCTTGTCGCCGGCGGGCTGGGCGGCCTGCTTCTGATCGCGCTCGGTGTGTGGGTCATCATTAAGGACAAAGATGGGAATGAAGTAGCAAAGGTCAAAGTGCCCGATGGAGGCACAGCGATTGTGAAAGCAGACGAAACTAGTGGGAGGCCGACTGCATCGCGTAACGCAGTGTCTTCCCCCAACTTCGCACTGCAGTTCGACGTCGATAGTGTTGTTACCTGCCCCGTCGAGGTCGATCTTTCGGGACCACTCACTCTCGAAGCCTGGTTGCATCCAGATGCTGTGCAACAAGTGGTTCCAGATAAAGTTCCTTCGTCGGTGTTTTTCTATGACCTGCTCAACCTCGGTGGCGAAAATGGTCAGTGGCATTTCCGCGTTTGGAAACAAGGTGAGATTGTTCACTCCGCTCCAACCGACCGCCCCACGCACTTGGCAGGCGTTTACGAAAAGAAGCAAATCCGCCTCTATGTGAACGGTGCTCTCGTCGGAACCAAGAACCTGGACCTTGATGAGGACTTTCTCAAGCAAAGACATGACTTACGGCTTGGCTGGGTTCACACCGGCTTGATCGACGAAGTGCGCGTTTCCAATGTTGCCCGTTATCAGGGCAACTTTGCGCCCCCCGCACGTGGCGATCGCTTTAGCAAAGATTCCAGTACGCTTGTGCTTTACCATTGCGACGAAGGAACCGGCGACGTCCTGATCGACTCCTCCGGCAACAATCACCACGGCAAGATCGTCGGGGCCAAGTGGGTTAACAACGATGCCGACCCGGCTGCATCAGGTTCGATCGGTGCCCTGTCGTTTACCGGCAGCAGTTGGGCCGAATTGCCCATTGAGTACGACGGGAAGAGGCCATTCACCGTGGAAGGGTACGTGATTGCCCAGTTGCCGGACGACCTGGAAAACGCTGGTCTAGTTCATTTTTCGGGACGCAAATGGTCCGGTTTGGTGATCCGAGGGAAGATGTGGGAGGCCCAACTCAGCCAGACGGCTAATGGATACAATCTGACTCGCCGAAAGGATGTCGAACCCGGAAAGGCCGTCCATTTCGCCTGGGTGTGGGATGGGAGCAAGATCGCGCTTTTCGTCGACGGCTTGCGCTTCCCCGAGTTTCCACAAAACTACGGCCCAGGAGAACTCAAGGCGGCGAACATCGGTCCGATTTTGTTGGGCAGGCTACCCGATGAGAAGAACCCCATGTTCTTTACCGGGCAGGCTTACGAAATTCGTGTATCGAACAAGGCTCGGTATACCGAGAACTTCGTCCCCTACAAGCGGTTCGAGCCGGACGCCGACACGGTGGCGCTCTACCACTGTGACGACGGGAAGGGCGACGTGCTCAACGACTCCAGCGGCAACAACCACCACGGCAAGATCGTCGGGGCCAAGTGGGTTAACGTCAGGGGAGCCCGGAGAAGTTCGATGCCTTCGCCGGCCGAGGTGCTTACCTCGCCCGATTATGTTTGGACCGAGCCGGAGAATCTGGGCCCGTTGATCAACGGCGCGTCTGCCGAAGTAAGTCCAACCCTGTCAGGCGATGGGCTCACTTTGGTTTATTTCAGTTACAGCAACAGTCGCTCAAAAATGGTAATGGCGACGCGCACGTCGGTCGATGCTCCTTTCAGCGCCCCTCAACCTTTGGGAACCGACCCTGTCTTCGCCGAACATGGATCGACTTCGCCAACTCTTTCGACAGACGGCCTTTCGATCGTGTTTCGCCGGTTTGCCAAAGGAACGACGGATCTGCAATTCACTGATCTTTGGGAAGCACGTCGCCGTTCGATCCACGTTCCGTTCGACGCCCCCAAACCTTTGGCCGAGTTAAATTCAACGGCTATGGATTGCGAACCGAACCTGTCGGCAGACGGCCTCACACTGTTGTTTCGCTCGGAGCGAGCCGGATTTCTACGGGATCGATATTGGCTCAGTCAGCGACCCAAGATCAATGCGCCGTTCGGAACTCCAGCTCCGTTTCTCCTGCCACGCCATCCGGCAATGACGGAGATCAGCAATACCATGAATTCCGTTCTATCGTCGGACGGTCGAGCATTGATTTTTGCCGTCACCACCAAAGAAGATTCGCAGCTTTGGGTCAGCACACGAGCTAACACCGACCAACCGTTTGAAACGGTGACGCCGTTGAATCTGCCTCGCGGCCGAGCCGACATTCGCGATGGTTGTCCTGCGCTCTCAGCTGATGATACGACGTTAGTGTTTATGTCGGATCGCCCAGGTGGACAGGGTAGTACTGATCTTTGGCAGACCCGCCGCGTGCCGAAAAGTGGTACTGCGCCGAATGCTACTGCCCCAGCGCGGCCGAGTGCGACGTCTCCGTCTTCAGCTGGCAGCAGATGGAAAATCGTGGCGACCGAAGCCCGCAACGGGCCGGGGAGTTTGCCCAAGGTATCTGCGCCGTTTATCGGCCACGACGGCATGACGTTGGTCGGAAGTACCCCGGGCAAAGATCGCGACGTGGTGCTTACGACCCGCGAGCGTGTCGGCGATCCTTGGCCCACACCGGTGAATTTGGGGCCGATCGTCAATGGCAAAGTGGCAAACGAATCGGAAGACAATTACGCGACGATTTCGCAGGATCGCAAAACGCTAGTCTTCTTCTCTAAACGATCGGCAGGCGAAGCATTGTGGTCGACCGCCCGTGCCGACGCCGCCCAACCATTTAGCGCACCCGTCCGGCTAGGAACCGAGATCAATGAGCCTGGTCGCTCTTGGTATCCCGGCCTCTCTGCCGATGGCCGGTGGCTGACGTTTACGCGGACGACTTCCTCGCAGCAATCGGTCGGTCGTGTAGCGCGGCGAACTGGGCCTGACCAGGAATTCGCGTCGGTGCAGCCAATCGGCCAAGCAATCGACGGTTTGGGCAATCTCCGTTCGACATCCATTACCAACGACGGCCTCACGCTGGTGGCGGTGGTGGCCGAAGATCGGACCCCCGAAGCGCCCAAAGCCATTTGGATGGCGACGCGTCCCACGATCGACGCACCGTTCGAAAACCCAATCGAACTCGGCCCCGAATTTCGCGCGGCGAACCTGGCCGTGTCCATCTCTGGCGACGGTCGTACGCTGTGGGTCATCCGCGACGACGACTTGCTGAAGGCTGTCGCCGTGCCATCTCCCACCACTTCGCAAGCACCGCCCCCGGCAGTCTTTCCCTTCGATACGGCGGCTGCGCTGAAGCATCAAGAATCTTGGGCGAGGTATCTCGGCAAGCCGGTCGAATTCACCAACGGCCTGGGCATGAAGTTCCGACTCGTTCCGCCGGGCGAGTTCCAGATGGGGCTTGGCCCGGAGTATACCGACGAAGAGTTGATGCGGCTGACGGGTGTGAAAGAAGATCGATTGAATAGGCAACTAGTTCATGCGCGGCCGGCGCATCCCGTACGAATCACGCGGCCGTTCTACATGGAAGTAGAGGAAGTCACGTCCGGCCGCTATCGCGACGTCGTCGGGCAACTACGACCCGAGATGGAGCAGGATCCGAACAAACCGTTGTCGAGCTACGTGGCCTGGCCCGACGCGATCGCGTTTTGCAATAAGCTGAGCGAGCGCGAAGGGAAGCGGCCCGCCTACCGGATCGAAGGGGCGCAGATCACACCCATCGACGATGCCGACGGCTACCGCTTGCCCACCGAGGCCCAATGGGAATATGCCTGCCGCGCGGGTACGAACACGCTCTGGTACTTCGGTAATGACAGCGTCAACGACGTCGAGTTCAAGAGACAGTGCGCTGCCCCCAATCCGTTCGGTCTGGTTGGCCTATACGCTGGGTCGAGTGAGACGTGTTGGGACTGCACTGCTCGCGGCGGCGGTCCGTACTCGGCGGGGCTGCTTAGCCGTCGCGACGATCCTCGGGAAGACGTCGGGGCATTTCGGATCAAGCGCGGCGGCTCGGGCAAGGACGGTGGCGGAGTAGATCGCCGAACGGTCAATAGTTTCGCACGCGCCGATTTCTGGGCCGACGAGACCGAAGTAGAAAAGACAAATTACTCCGGCTTCGGCCGCGTCGTGCTGCCAATCGCGCTGCCCGCGCCGGGTGCGGCGGCGACGGAAGTCGATCTCTTGCCATTCGTCGATCTGAGCCAAGACGTGCTGAGGGGCGAGTGGACCAGGCAAGGGGCGGAGTTGCACACCGCGGCAACGGCGGGCGTGAACTACTTGCTCCGTTTGCCTGTCGATCCGGGCGAGGAGTATTCGTTGCGACTAGCCTTCTCGGCCGATCGGGGATATCCCAAGGTGACGCTCCCCTTCGAGTCGAAAGGCCTGGTCGTCGCCTTTAGTGCTGGTCGGGTGATCCTCCAATTGGGAGGGCCCAAGGCGGACGCTTCCACCAACCCGAGCTCCGAAGTGCGATCGCACTTCGGCGAAAATAAGCGGCGCGACGTCCAGATCGAAGTGACTCGCCCCACTGCGAACGAAGTCCGAATCGTCGTCGTCGATACTGGAAAGCCGGTGTTCGAATGGACCGGCACGCGCGCACAACTCCAAGCGGCCGTCGGCCCCGACCTCCCCGAGCCGACACTCTTTTTTGAGAGTTACCTCACCAAGACCGCCTCCACAAAACTCATCGAAGCCAAGCTGACCACGACCCGCGGCGTGATGAAACCGCTGCGCAGTGGGACGCCGGCAGCCGCGGCCCTTCGCTGGCCCCTTGCGCCGTCGAAGCCCGAGGACATCGTCTGGCTGCAAGGGCTCAGGGCGACGCTCACGTTGCGTTCGGGACCGTACACGGAAACCACGCTCAAGCCAACCGCGACGCCGCCAACCTCGCCCGCGACAATCGTCGGCGTCGCGCTTGACTACAACAACGGCGCGGCCGTCACCGACGAAGTGCTAAAACGCCTCGCAACGCTCGCCGATCTGGAATCGCTCAAGGGCGTTTTCGACGTGTCGTCATCCCCGGTGACCAAAGACGGGCTGCCGCAGTTGGCAACGCTGGTCAACCTGCGCCAGCTCTCCTTGGGACGCATCGGCCCCAAGGATACGGACCCTGCATTTCTGGCTGCGTTTAACCAATTGGAATCGCTGGGCCTGCAATACGTCGCCTACCCGGACTGGGAACGTCAGGTCGCACGTTTGACGTCGCTCCAAGACCTACGGCTTTACAACATCAATCACGCGAAGTTGGAAGAGTTCGGCCCCTTGCCGCGGCTGACTCGCCTGAATTTTAGCGGCTATCAGGACGGTCATGCGGCGCGGCTCCCCGCGGCTCAGCGATTTGCCAAGCTAGTTCCTTGGTGCCGCATCACACTGGTCGGCATGGACGGCGATCAAGGCAAACAAATGGTCCTCGAGCCGACCGCCGCGCCGCCGACCGAAATAAGGCCGTGGCAATCGCCTGCGTTCCAACAATGGGTCGCCGAAACGCAACAGCTTCCCGCGAATGAACAAATCGCAGCTGTCAGCAAGAAGTTGGTCGCACTCAACCCGGGATTTGATGGAATCATTCGCGGCAATCAAGGCGAAGCAGAACCGGTGCTCAACGGGGGAGCCGTGTTTGGAATTCGGCTGCGTCTTGACAACCTGCGCGATGTGTCGCCAGTGCGCGCGTTTGCCAAGCTCTACGTGCTCGACCTCGTCGCGAGCGATAATCAGCGCAAGCCGTTTTCAGATCTCAGCCCGTTACGTGGAATGCCAATCTCGTTTCTTAATGTATGTCATAGCAACGTTACCGATCTCAGTCCGCTGATCGGAATGCCATTAACATCATTAAACATTGGCGACACGCCGACGGCGGACCTGACTCCTCTGTCGAATTCGCCCCTCAGCCGGTTGTTCTGTGGCTACACGAAGATCGTGGATCTGCGCCCGCTGTTGACCTGCAAAAACCTGACCCTCATAGAGGGCGAAAAGAATAATCTCGATCCGGCCGGCGTCGCCGCCGTTAAGCAGGCATTCCCCCAATGCATCATCAATTGCGACGAAGCCGCTCCCGCAACTCCACCCAAGTAA
- a CDS encoding ureidoglycolate lyase encodes MPDAIAATLAAPNLKPLAATMPDMPVHRVPLVKATAANLRGFGEIIEHPDARKVEIVRWPSLGWRQVEPGTGDQGGTTEGMFAFKWHGDVLRARNEAVNDDYVLGWTCQPSQAREDRQTAPREELLLWRCNYHPDGGQLFFPLEPGPFVTTLALPGDDITPDSFVAFYSEGGTGLYIHPGVWHEALCPVNDSFRFFGRQGKVHARVGSNFPQEFGCYLSVSLRAEDARETL; translated from the coding sequence ATGCCCGATGCGATTGCGGCGACTTTGGCTGCTCCGAATCTCAAGCCCTTGGCAGCGACGATGCCCGATATGCCGGTGCATCGAGTGCCGCTCGTCAAAGCGACCGCTGCGAACTTGCGCGGCTTCGGCGAGATCATCGAGCATCCGGATGCGCGCAAGGTCGAGATCGTGCGCTGGCCTTCGCTGGGGTGGCGGCAAGTGGAACCGGGGACCGGCGATCAAGGTGGCACCACCGAAGGGATGTTTGCCTTTAAGTGGCACGGCGATGTACTGCGGGCCCGCAACGAAGCGGTGAATGACGACTATGTGTTGGGTTGGACTTGCCAACCGAGCCAGGCCCGCGAAGACCGGCAGACGGCCCCGCGCGAAGAGTTGCTGCTGTGGCGGTGCAACTATCATCCTGACGGTGGCCAGTTGTTCTTTCCGCTGGAGCCTGGTCCCTTCGTCACCACGTTGGCTCTTCCCGGCGACGACATCACGCCCGACAGCTTCGTCGCGTTCTACTCGGAGGGTGGCACCGGCCTCTACATTCATCCTGGCGTCTGGCACGAAGCGCTCTGCCCCGTCAACGACAGCTTTCGCTTCTTCGGCCGTCAGGGAAAAGTCCATGCCCGCGTCGGCTCGAACTTTCCCCAAGAGTTCGGCTGCTACTTATCAGTCTCTTTACGCGCAGAAGACGCTCGCGAGACGCTTTAA
- a CDS encoding AOC03_06830 family ribosome hibernation factor translates to MLSRSELKAFQAKSAYPSVSILAPTHRTAPANKADPIKVKNLVSKAIARLQKEFKKREVAAVVNNLKELVKQVDWQHTLDGLALFASATESLAVNLPFKVKPRAIVDETFATRDLVYALNRAVPYRVLVLGHTTYFYDAWTTVLEEHTKAPFPFEHRGPGGAAKLPGGVGVNRSAIRDEAMRKYFRTVDEAVAKIQKASPLPLVVVGVERNLAFYREVTSQQASIVGMLAGNHEKTAPLALGKLVWPVFEAGATVRRTEALVQLDDAVSASRHASGIDQVWRAVVGGKVRVLLVEKNFKYPADISPEGDRLMPFTGNGPAALDDVVDEVIERVMEAGGEVYFYGEDDLEVHQKIAVVVRS, encoded by the coding sequence ATGCTGTCCCGTTCTGAGTTGAAGGCCTTTCAAGCCAAGAGTGCTTACCCCTCCGTTTCGATTCTGGCCCCTACGCATCGGACGGCGCCGGCTAACAAGGCCGATCCCATCAAGGTGAAGAACCTGGTGAGCAAGGCGATTGCCCGCCTGCAAAAGGAATTTAAAAAGCGTGAAGTGGCGGCTGTGGTCAACAACTTGAAGGAACTCGTCAAGCAAGTCGATTGGCAACATACGCTCGATGGCTTGGCGCTGTTTGCGAGTGCGACCGAATCGCTGGCGGTCAATCTCCCCTTTAAAGTGAAGCCTCGCGCCATCGTGGACGAGACGTTTGCGACCCGCGATCTCGTGTATGCCTTGAACCGCGCGGTCCCTTATCGCGTGCTGGTGTTGGGGCATACTACATACTTCTACGACGCTTGGACGACCGTGCTCGAAGAGCACACGAAGGCGCCGTTTCCGTTCGAGCATCGCGGACCCGGTGGCGCGGCGAAGCTGCCCGGCGGTGTGGGAGTCAATCGTTCAGCCATCCGCGACGAAGCGATGCGGAAGTATTTTCGCACGGTCGACGAAGCGGTCGCGAAGATTCAAAAAGCCAGTCCGCTGCCGCTGGTGGTGGTCGGCGTCGAACGGAACTTGGCCTTCTATCGCGAGGTGACCTCGCAGCAGGCATCGATCGTGGGCATGCTCGCCGGCAATCACGAAAAGACGGCCCCCCTGGCACTCGGCAAGTTGGTGTGGCCCGTGTTTGAAGCTGGCGCGACGGTTCGTCGTACCGAAGCGCTGGTGCAACTCGATGACGCGGTGAGCGCGAGTCGGCATGCTTCGGGAATCGATCAGGTCTGGCGCGCTGTGGTCGGCGGCAAGGTCCGCGTGTTGCTGGTCGAAAAGAACTTCAAGTATCCGGCCGATATCAGCCCGGAAGGTGACCGCTTAATGCCCTTCACGGGTAATGGGCCGGCAGCGCTCGACGATGTGGTCGATGAGGTCATCGAACGAGTCATGGAAGCCGGTGGTGAAGTTTACTTTTATGGAGAGGACGATCTGGAAGTTCATCAAAAGATCGCGGTCGTGGTCCGCAGCTAA
- a CDS encoding PIN domain-containing protein codes for MTRKVLLDANVIEQIGRGNEAAANALKQLRASGAEILVSEQAFDEMVNKPDIPRTATAKKEFLREMGIKTAPAGNAKIYEEVIAKNNVGNGKTILGEADVKTAAQARAIDAEVWSLDRGFRNNGTAVSKKLGVSVADECNLPLAKQGTPEDFRVARRLVGLDEIEIDLNGNVKKGTGSGPKSAAAKAGGSGGSTPTRGGGGGSTGGGTAPTGGGTSGGVAPGGTGTSIPSTGAKIRVKLNAAKVAFKSGVAGAFTASNLASMIPDVILAIADKAALRDALRNIQTKFIKEGFGKGVAAACMGLTQDDVDAEMKNRVSNFRVRGMGDAAGQLSLTHMLQLAEGCENYAVDVGFFYGSTRPYEWVFQLREEGFTTLSKQGWTFKEEWELWEYDFINKFAYVIRHKTDAIVGPAIKFT; via the coding sequence ATGACGAGAAAGGTCTTACTCGATGCCAACGTCATTGAGCAGATTGGGCGGGGAAATGAAGCAGCTGCGAATGCCTTGAAGCAACTGCGGGCCTCGGGTGCCGAGATCCTCGTCAGCGAGCAAGCGTTTGATGAAATGGTGAACAAGCCCGATATTCCGCGCACGGCCACTGCCAAGAAGGAATTCCTGCGCGAAATGGGCATTAAGACCGCACCGGCCGGCAATGCCAAGATCTACGAGGAAGTGATTGCCAAAAACAACGTCGGCAATGGCAAGACAATCCTGGGCGAGGCGGATGTCAAAACGGCGGCTCAGGCTCGCGCGATTGATGCCGAAGTGTGGAGCCTTGATCGAGGGTTTCGCAACAACGGCACGGCCGTCTCGAAAAAACTGGGCGTGTCCGTGGCGGACGAATGCAACTTGCCGCTGGCAAAGCAGGGGACGCCCGAAGACTTCCGAGTTGCGCGGCGATTAGTAGGGCTGGATGAAATCGAAATCGACCTGAATGGGAACGTCAAAAAAGGGACTGGCAGCGGACCGAAAAGCGCCGCAGCCAAAGCGGGCGGCTCCGGCGGGTCGACGCCCACCAGAGGCGGTGGAGGAGGCAGCACCGGTGGCGGAACTGCACCAACCGGCGGTGGCACAAGTGGAGGAGTCGCGCCAGGCGGAACGGGGACTTCGATTCCGTCGACCGGCGCCAAGATTCGCGTGAAGCTCAACGCGGCGAAAGTTGCCTTCAAGTCAGGGGTCGCCGGTGCCTTCACCGCCTCGAACCTGGCTTCCATGATTCCCGATGTCATCCTAGCCATCGCCGATAAGGCGGCGCTCCGCGACGCCCTCCGAAACATCCAGACCAAATTCATTAAGGAGGGTTTTGGCAAAGGAGTCGCCGCGGCTTGCATGGGTCTGACGCAAGACGATGTCGATGCCGAAATGAAGAACCGCGTGTCGAACTTTCGTGTGCGTGGCATGGGCGATGCAGCCGGGCAACTCAGCCTGACGCACATGCTGCAACTGGCCGAGGGCTGCGAGAACTATGCGGTCGACGTCGGCTTTTTTTATGGCTCAACCCGCCCCTACGAATGGGTTTTCCAGCTGCGAGAAGAAGGCTTTACCACCCTCTCAAAACAGGGCTGGACGTTCAAAGAAGAATGGGAACTATGGGAATACGACTTCATCAATAAGTTCGCTTACGTCATCCGCCACAAGACCGACGCCATCGTCGGCCCGGCCATCAAATTCACCTGA